The Tamandua tetradactyla isolate mTamTet1 chromosome 13, mTamTet1.pri, whole genome shotgun sequence genome segment acagaatgtcaaagaacagatagacaaaaaattcatccagcaagaaaaccctagataaaagaactgaaagcaatctccagaataaactaattaaggtaattaaatgcctagatgccagcaaaaaaataacaaattacactaggaaaactgaagatatggcccagtcaaaggaacaaaccaacaattcaaatgacatacaggagctgaaacaattaattcagaatgtacgaacagacatggaaaacctcatcaaaaaccaaatcaatgaattgagggggacataaagaaggcaaggaaagaacaaaaagaagaaactgaaagtctgaaaaaacaaatcacagaacttatgggaatgaaagacacagtaaaagagatgaaaaaaacaatggaaacctacaatggtagatttcgagagacagaacataggatttctaaactggaggacggaacatctgaaatccgacaagaaacagaaactatagggaaaaaaatggaaaaatacgagcagggactcagggaattgaaagacaatatgaagcgcacgaatgtacgtgttgtgggtgtcccagaaggagaagagaagggaaaaggaggagaaaaactaatggaggaaattatcactgaaaatttcccaactcttatgaaagacttaaaattacagatccaagaagtgcagcgtaccccaaagagaatagatccaaatagacatactccaagacatttaataatcagaatgtcagaggtcaaagagaaagagaggatcttgaaagcagaaagagaaaagcagtccatcatatacaagggaagcccaataagactatgcgcagatctctcagcagaaaccatggaggcgagaagacagtgagataatatatttaaattattaaaagagaaaaactgccaaccaagaattctatatccagcaaaattgtccttcaaaaatgaaggagaaattaaaacactttcagacaaaaaatcactgagagaatttgtgaccaagagaccagctcttcaagaaatactaaagggaacactagagacagatacgaagacagaagaaagaagtgtggagaagagtgtagaaaggaagactatgagtaaaggtaaaaagaaggaaaattagatatgacatataaaatccagaaggcaaaacagtagaagaaagtactacccatgcagtactaacactgaatgttaatggattaaacactccaatcaaaagacatagtgtggcagaatggattaaaaaacaggacccatctatatgctgtctctactctaaggacacaaggccaaggacacaaatggacatttacacaccaatgtttatagcagcattattaacaattaccaagagatggaaacagccaaaatgtccatcaacaaacagtTGGctaaactgtgacatttacataagatggaatattatgcagctgtaagacagagtaaagttatgaagtatgtaacaacatgaatggaccttaaggacattatgctgagtgtgattagccagaaacaaaaggacaaatactgtatggtcacactgatatgaactgacattagtgaataaacttggaatatttccttggtaacagagaccatcaggagatagaaatagggtgagatattgggtaattggagctgaagggatacagatagtgcaacaggactgaatataaaaactcagaaatggacagcacaatactacctaactataatataattatgttaaaacactgaatgaagctgcatgtgaaaatgatagagggaggaggtctggggacataaatgaaatcagaaagaaagatagatggtaaagatcgagatggtataatctaggaatgcctagagtgtataataatagtgaaatgtacaatgtacaaattttaaaaatgtttttgcatgaggaagaacaaaggaatgtcattattgcaggtgctgaaaatagatgataattaatactttaaaatgtcaccttatgtgtgagactaaagcaaaaaatgtttatttgttacaaaatttatattttgactagagcatttcctaatataactcatgtagatagtttgatttaatgtcataagtacttggaatctcaggtagggcatgagatttcgttggtttgtccagagtgatgccccgatgaatcccagagagatttgatcagtgactggaaaagcatttgcaagcccccttcagggaatggtgagagtggggagaaattcaacttccccaagttgaattcttaatattctcacaagcagtgtggacaaccaaagctacaggatgagcccccagtcttggggtttgttcatatgaaacttaaccccacaaaggataggtcaggtctacttaaaatttaggcctaagagtcacccccaagagagcctcagatgtggcctctctctccagccaatatgatgagcagtctcaccaccctccccctctctgcgtgggacatgacccccaggggtgtggaccttcctggcaacgtgggacagagatcctggaatgagctgagactcagcatcaagggactgagagaaccttctcgaccaaagggggaagagtgaaatgaggctaagcatcaatggctgagagattccaaacagagttgagaggttatccaggaggttattcttatgcattaagtagatatcaccttgttgttcaagatgtagcggagaggctggagggaactgcctgaaaatgtagagctgtgttccagtagccatgtttcttgatgatgattgaacaatgatatagctttcacaatgagactctgtgaatgtgaaaaccttgtgtctgatgttccttttagctactatatcaacagaagagtagaacatatggaataaaaataaataataggggaaacaaatgttaaaataaatttagtttgaaatgctcgtggtaaatgaaagtgaggggtaaggggtatgtataatctttttttctctctgttatcgttttatttctttttctgttgtctttttatttctttttctaaatcgatgcaaatgttctaagaaatgatgaatatgcaactatgtgatgatattaagaattactgattgtatatgtagaatggaatgatatcttaatgttttgtttgttaatttttttaattaataaaaaaagttaaaaaaaaaaaaaagtggctattTCCGGCAAGTGAGGGGTGAGTGGAATTAGGTTCTTGACTTTTCACTTATCTCACTGCTATGTAAAGTTTATtttgtaacagaaaaaaataatccagtttaaaaatacAACTGCAAAGTTACGTCCCAACAGTGTCACATGGAATTTTCTAAAAGGAGGAAATGCCTTGTTAAATACATATGCCAAGGAAGAATCAAAAAGATTCAAACATGGCATGCAACTGAAAAtgcctttttaataaaaataatttcctgtgACAGTGACAAATGTCtaaccttgagaaataaaattttctccatttgaagTTGGTATCATACTTACGATCTTCTCGAAAATAGGTTTGCAACAATCCCAAgattctttctacttctttttctgttgcttctTGATGagattcttccattctttttaactgaaaaataGTCATTATCAAGCAGACTGATTCTACTTGCTTGCCTACTAACAATCTTTTCTTACATCCCCAAACtctcataaatatattttgttgggGATTGCTAACAGTTTCTATACCTCTCTTAAAATTTAGAGTTAAACGTATATATGTTTTTCTAGTTTAGTAACAATTTCGTTAATTTCTTAGAACAAAAAAGGGCAatttagagcagtggttctcaaatggaGGTGATTTTGCACCCAGAGGATATTTTCCagtatctggaaatatttttggttgtcacaattgTGAGGGTAGGGTATCATtgacatctagtgggtagaggccagagatgctgctaaagaTCCTACAATACACAGGACAGCCCcttacaacaaagaattatccagcccaaaatgttgATCGTGTCAAGGTTGAGAAGCAAACCCTGGTTTAAAAGAACTGATTACAGAAATGAGTTAAACACAAGTGTTCAatccaaaaaaaagttaaaaggcttaaataaaataattatttaagtgACATAATATGACTCAAGATCCAAAATTGGAAAAGTTGGCCCAACTATATATACATTGTATGAATGGCTATTTCTAAAAAGCAACATTTAAAGAGACACACCTGAGCAGGCATTGCCCTCTGCTCTTCTATAATACGAACTTTCTTCGGACGATCGATGCGTGGCTTTGGCACAGGTACCTCTCCTTGTATTGAACCCAACCTAATGAAAACATTGctttcatgtcttttttgtttgtttcttttttttttttaagcaaactaACTCCACAAACTAAAAGCAATTCTTGTGATAAAGCCAAATTCAGACCAGGCATCAGTGAATGAGCTGGCATGAGACCAAGCCCTGTGGTCAAGTTTATAGAACTGCTTGTCTGACCCCTTTATGTTTCTAAAAGAACTCTTAGGAGCTTTACTCAACCACAGACACCGGCTCTAACACCTTCATTTACTCTGAACAGTAAGCCAGTGGCCTTTGATCTCTTCCCAGCTAGCCTATTGTCTATTTGGCGGCATCTAATGGGGCAGAGGAAAGATAAAGCGGCTAAACATCCtagaatgcacaggacagcccctcaCCACAGAGAATTATCCAGCAAAACCAACTTGAGAGATGAGGGAAAGCATAGACATGAGGCGAAGGAATGGAACCGAACCAGTGTGGTTAAAAGCTTTTGGTTTGGAGGTGCTGGGGACTATAAATCTCTTCTTTTAGGACAACGGGTCAAGCAGAGGCCATAGGATTCCTCTTCCTTTTGGACTCTCCCCATAAAGCAGACTTAAGCTACAGTAATAGATGTATGATATAGATATCAAGGCCCTGAGAACACAAGCCTATGTGGTCCCTATACTTAAGGAGACCAAAGTATACAGTGTAGATGGGCAGATGTTTATTCATGCACACAAATACATCTTAACATAATATGGCAGATCCTACAGCGCTGTAATTTAAGTATTATTCAAGTGCTATGAGAACGTCTGGGCAGAGAAAGCTATGTGGACCTGGGAGTGATTTGGTTGGAAAATCTGATCCTATACTGATAACCTGAGCTTAGAGAAGTTACTGGAAGCTTCTGAGTTGGGGCTTGTGGGATAAGTAAACCTTAACAGACAGAAAAGATGAGGAAAGGATACCATAGGttgagggaacagcaagtgcagagGGAACAGAGCTGTGAGTACTTCAGTCTGGCTGGAAGTTGGGATGGAAGATGAGATGAAGTCACACCACAATAGGCTTTATCTTAGGTCCTAGGGTTCATGACAAAGCCTAGCAATCAACAGCAAGAAACAAAGACTTGGTCTTATCCTATCAATATCACATAATGGTCCCAGGCATCCTGGTCATCTGAAGCATCGTCAAAAGCAGAGGCCTGGCCCCACACTACAGAACTACTATGTTCACGTCTCCAAGGCCTTCTAGATGAGACCCCAATCTCAGGAGATTTAGAAGAGTGAATGAGAGGAGAAAAATGTCAGGATGAAATGACTGCAACAACTGGAATGGTTACTGTAGACAAAGTGTCTCCTGGGGAGTATAACCAATGTGTTTGAAGGTTGACTTGTGAAAGAACCCATAAGAGGTGTTCTTGGTTTCTCCATAGGACTGAGCTAGGAAGTTCATTTGAATAGGAAggaaaacttttcaaaattagAGGTGTGTTCAAAAAATGGACCAGGCTGTTTATGTGACAATGAATCCAGTAGCCTTCAGACATAGGCCAACTATCATTCCTGAGGGAATGATAATAAATGGCACTTTACATATGTTGGTTCAATCTCTTAAGATACACTCAGAGGGAAGGAGAGACAGGATAAGGATTTTAAAGGTGATAAAACCAGAGACAGTATGCCACAAACATACCCAAAGAACCACAAGCTAGGAAGCAAACCGGTCTGGAGAGAGCCTAGGTGAGGAGGTTCTGGCCTCTGGCTTTTCCTACTAAAGCCAGTGAGGCAGCCCTTAAGGTTCCATACACATCAAGACCTCAGGGGCCTTTGAATGGAAGTTTAAAACAGTTACAATGACATCCTGACTGTCACCTCTACAACACCAAGCATAATCTTTGTccctaaaataagaaaacaatataagatttacaaatggcTGGTctgtcagatttttaaaatgatcttacAGAAAGTGGAATGTATGGGTTTTATTAAAGgtgttttctgctgttttgcctGATATTTTCCAGGAGTCATAGACTATGAATTCAAAATCAGAACTATCTTCATCACGGATGAGTTCTTCAGCTTCTAGTGGATTTACACCCATATGTGTCAACTATAAAAACGAagggaaacaaaaaaaactccAGTTAAGCCACAGGCAGTCATTCACCAAATCCAATCATCTATATCACTAAAATAAGGGACCAAAGACAAAGCCTTAGTCCGTGCTAACATGTTAGCTGAATTTCTCATTGTAaagataaatttatatataaattcctATTGACAAAGGCTCTTTAGGTAAGAAAGCAATATGATCTATCCCAGTGGTTTGAGCCAGGGCTTCTGCATCCAAGGGGTCTTTTGGCTATGCCTAGAGTCAAAACCAGGGAGGGTTTTGCTGGCacctagtgggtagaggccagggatgctatTTGACATCCTACAAATGTAGGACTGTCCCCAGCAACAGACTTACCCaacccaaaatgtcaacagtgccaaGGTTGACAAACCCTGCTCTAGTCTGTTGGTGTGCTAAGGGGGTTTATATCAACATAAGAATACAAAAGCATATCTCAAAGCAAAAGCTCTAAGACCAAACAGGGAGGGTGGGCTGGCTTTCAGACTGTCATCTTTAGCCAGCCTCCTAGGGATCTCTACTCAGCTTACATCTCAGCCTATCTGGAGAGAACAGCCCAGCTGAGACAAGTGTTCACCTTACAAGTGATTCCCAGGGAGGAAGTTGGAGGAAGCCTGACAATTCCTGTATCTCTAACTATTCTACAGAAGACTGTATTGTGTTGAATTTACTTTTATGAATAGGATACTTTTATCACATTATACTGCAAAATGTCTAGATGCTATCAAATTAAAATGGTAATATAATACAGAAACAATAAGGTGACCACCCTTTGAAGAATGGTGATAGGGACCAGATCTGAATGGGATGGTGGGCTCGCCTCACCTCCCTGGCAGTCCTACCCCACACCCTTGAAGAGGGAGCAGTTCAACTTTCATCTTTTAGGTTGAACTTAAAAGCCTGCTCTTTATACTTTACAGTTTCTACATGTGGTGTTGTACTTGGAAAGGTCTTCCCCTCCCAGAGATTAGACAACTATTAATTTTGGGGTTTTATATCTAATGCCTTAAAACTCccagaatttttctttattagagaagttgtaggtttaccaaatagaatttattttgatatataaaatatagcacTTAACcttataaataaaaagtaattttaaaaagataacccAACAATAAGGTCACTTTGCTTATTAAGCTCCACACcagtatttttcaaaatgcattatactttacaattttaaaaaagttaagggaaaaaaatttaagttttaaaaacagtTAAGTTGGAAATACTTGTCTGCCTCATGCAGTAATACTCCcattataaaataattactttACATGACCAGATTCCATGGTACTGAATCATTTTaataaccataaaaaaaaatctcatgttcaCACATCTATCTGTGCTATTGCTTTTCTGGTAAATCCATCaaggaaaagtttttaaatttcaggTAACCACTATTCAAGCTTATGAAGAGGTAGAGAAAGGTGtgaccaaaacaaaataaaaccccaGTCATGTCCATATGATTCTGAAATAGTCtcaaagacagacaaaaacatgCCCCCTCCACAGGCCTAACATTGCCAGCTGAGCTCTACCACCTGCAGTGTTGCGTGCTGGCCCAACCCAGGACAAAGAAGGTTCCAGCTGGCTGAGAATAATGTAGAACACTTAAGAACTGATACCTGATTAGGAGGAAAAAAGGCCTTTGTAAATAACCATAGCACCCAGAGTCTTAAAACAGAATGCTAGGAGATATTCAAACTGTGCTCTAAATTCTCATCCTAAATTCCACCAAACAGATTCTATTTTCATCTGTTTAATTTAGTAAGATCTCTTTGGAGGAATCTGAGGcacagataaaaaaaaaggaaaaagaaaactacgtGTATAAGGATACAAGCAAAGGAGATAGCTTAATTATATaagacaaaacattttttattaagagTCTGTAGCTTTGAACTTACTAGAGTTTCAACATATCTTAACATATCAAAGGAGCTGAGATCCGAGCGCAgctgttttgctttctcttttcccaAATCTGAAGCCAAAACAAGAAACTGGGCATCTAGAACGGCTTCTCTTGCTCGGGAcactattcaaaaaaagaaagggaaaaatgcaCATTATCATAGATGTTCCCCTACATTTCCACCTACTTACTAGGCATTTCCTACCAGACAAAAAACATGTTGAAAATTGGCCCATCATCCTCTAAAAACTGGTTCCCCTGCCCAGCTCAGCAAAATCTCCACTTGAGCTGAAGCTGATCAATCTTCATAAAAGCCACCCCTCTCTCTAGTTAACCACAATCTCTTAATAACAACCACAGTTTAATAAAACCTCTATCATCTCTAACACCTACTTTTCTCTTTCACCCGAGGAAACCCATCCCAATTACTATTAGCATCTGGGCCGAATGAAGTCAAATTGAATAGCCCCAGTACAAGGTACTGTACTGGGCATGGGATTTTGTCAAGGAGCCTCAACTGAAATATGCCACGAAGGTACCAGGAGGTTTACACACCCACCTGGCAACACAAACATCACCAAATGAATGGTCAATAGCAGTAGGGCACTGACCACTGCGGATGGATGATATGAAAGGTTACAGAGGACATGGGATTTAAGATAAGCTATGAAGATTAAAAGATTTACCTAAAAGATGAGTGTGAACTAGGCGGGGAAACAGGATGCTTAAGGGAGGAGAAGGTATGAAATTTGGAGAGAAGAAGGTCAATTACGGAGGAAAACAGTCCAGGCTAAGGAGTCAGGAGCTTACTGACAACAAGTGGAAAAAGTGGTgtggtgggcgggccacggtggctcagcaggcagagttcttgccctgccggagacctgggttcaattcctgatgcctgcccatgcaaaaaaaaagtggcatGGGAACACCTGCAACAGAGAATTCAAAGGGAAGCCCAGAAGAGACAAATACAGAAATACCGCCAAGTTCAAAAACAGAAATGTGTATGCTGGCTTGCTCCTTGAGGCCATTTCATCTGAATCAGGATCCCCAATTAAGCCGCACAAACACAGCAAAGTCCTGGCTGGAGAACCTGTTGACTGCagttttcatgttttttgttttgttttgtttttttctcaaaggAAAAGCTTCTCATCATCTCGGACAGTTCCTGCAGCTGCAGGTGAGTGGGAGAAACAAGCAGCTGCAAGTGTTGGCCACCTGTCACACTCATACACGGGCTCTAGTCTACATCTTTCTTGTCCCTTAGTTTCACGCCACATACTTTAAGAAAAGTCCAAACTTTTATATCAGGCAACACTTTAAGGTCTCTGACTCATATACAACCTGAACTTCCCCGTTTCAACTACCCGCAAGCATACAATTTAGTGGGATGAATCAaattcacaaggttgtgctacCCCCACCCGCCATGCTGCTGCATTTAATTCAAACTAAGATTAATCATAAAGCCCTCATGGTCCATCGCTCTGTACTCTGGGATCCTCTATTTCTCTCGCTCGctggcatacacacacacacacacacactcccactcCCCTGACTGGAGACCAAATGCCTACTGCCACTGGGCTGCAGGTGGACCAAACAGCAAAGAACTAAGAGAGGAGAGACTAGAAGGATAGGATGACAGAGGCTAGCTCGCTGCTTTCTTTaatccatccattcaacaaacagacactgaggatacagcaaacaaaacagaaacaaaacaaaaagatgaaagataATACACCTAACATTCTCAAACATAAACAAGCAACAGAATCACCTGCAGAGCTTGTTTAAACAGATGGCAGGGCGCCACCCCCCCCAAATTTCATGCAAAGCCCTTAGTCCATGCTTAACAAATGTTAAGTACACAATAAAAGTAGTATTattgttaaaatgacaaaaagCTCCAAAAATGGTGAAGCACTGTTAATAAACGTGAGAATTATTACTCATTGTTTGATGTCAATAATTTAGCTCTTATGAAAAACTAACGAAAATTATCCCAAACTCAAAAAAAAGCTTCCTTATTAAACAATTACCTCCATTAAACAGAGTGTTGGCCTCTTCAAGGACCTCTGTTAACTTGTCGCTGGCATTCAGTATATCCTCTcggttttctatttttaaaaaatgcaaactttAGGAAATTTCTCGTCATTCATTAATAAGTTGTTGACAAAATTATCTCCCGCCTCCCGCCCGCTGGGCTCTTGACATTTTTAACTAAAGCGGCAGGGAAAGAAAATAGTGACTCTATCCTTTAAAGagcatgaattttaaaaagaaaccctgGCTCCCTCTAACCTCAACCCGAAGGGCTAGTCTTTCTCTGCAACCTCTAAGGTTCCATGACAGAGTGGTTCTCCAACTTTTACAAGCAACAGAATGTCGGGCCCGTCCCCAGGGGTTTGGATTCGCTAGGACCGGGGTGGGACGCGAGTATTTGCATGTGACGGCTCTCAGGTGACGCGGGCGCTGCGGGGCCGGCCACCCCACCGCCGAAAGCCACAAAAAAGCACGCGGTGTCGGCGTCCCGCCTACCCGCTTCCTAGCGGTCTGAGCCCCGGCGAGTCGCCCAGCGGGTCTGGACTCCGGATCTCCGTTCTGCAAATCCGGGACCCGCCGTGCCCCACGCCGAGGTCGTGAGGCTCAGCGGGCAAAACGCACGGGCGACagctttaaaaacaaatcaaagggCGGCCCGACTGCCAGGGGCGGTCACCAAGTGcgcttttttaaaaagccaccgCTGCCCGGGGCCTGGGTCTGCGCACCGGCCTCGCAGGCCCGCGACCCCACCCGAGGCGCCAGGGCGGGGACAGCGCCCGCCGGGCCCGCAACGCCCCGAGGCGCCTTACGTTGGACGGAGTTGATGAGCGCCCGGTACTGATGGCGGATCTGGCGGCACAGGCCGTGGTCGGTCTCCGCCTCCAGGCTCGCCGGGTCCACCCCCTCGTCCCCGGAATCGGACGGTTCTGCCTCCTCCAAGCCCGGGCGTTCCTGGGCCTCTCTGCGCTCCGGCGCGGCGCCGCGGCGGGACCCGGGCAACAGCGGCGAGCGGCTGCGCGAGCGGCTACGGTCCCGCTGCCGGTCGCGGCCTCGGCCGCGCCCCCGGCCCTCGGCCCGGCGGCCGCTGCTGTCTCCCGACATCGCGCCAACTGTCCCCTCAACTTCGGAACAGCGGAAGTTCGCGCCAGAAACTGAAACCCCTGCCCCGCGCGGGCGCGGACTCCCTGCGGACCGCAGCTCTCCGGCCGAGCGCTCACGACGCACAGCGACACCTGTGGCCGGAGGCCGCCGTTTGCGTACCGTGGAGTAGAGTGTAGCGCTGGGCGCACCCAGCGCTCCCCGGGGCCTCTGGGGACCTGTCCCTGAACTGAACGCACCTTAGCTCCCTACCCGGGAGCCTGTTTGCTCCCCTGACGTTAGGTACAATAAGATCCCGCTAccaggctggagggaagtgcctgaaaatgtagagctgtggtcca includes the following:
- the NSMCE4A gene encoding non-structural maintenance of chromosomes element 4 homolog A; protein product: MSGDSSGRRAEGRGRGRGRDRQRDRSRSRSRSPLLPGSRRGAAPERREAQERPGLEEAEPSDSGDEGVDPASLEAETDHGLCRQIRHQYRALINSVQQNREDILNASDKLTEVLEEANTLFNGVSRAREAVLDAQFLVLASDLGKEKAKQLRSDLSSFDMLRYVETLLTHMGVNPLEAEELIRDEDSSDFEFIVYDSWKISGKTAENTFNKTHTFHFLLGSIQGEVPVPKPRIDRPKKVRIIEEQRAMPAQLKRMEESHQEATEKEVERILGLLQTYFREDPDTPMSFFDFVVDPHSFPRTVENIFHVSFIIRDGFARIRLDQDRLPIIEPVNEESGGIDQNTQIRNQGIIALSYRDWEEIVKTFEISEPVIASSQSRQRLSV